The DNA segment ATCAAGAGAAAGCTTTTATTTTAGCTTCTAAAGTTAAAGATAGGTTAAATAATTGTGATTATCAAATAGATGGAAAAAATTTTCGACTTTCAACTAGTATTGGAATAGCTTCTCTTCCCAATCAAAAGATAAAGATTTCCAAAGAATTATTTAAAAGAGCTGATCGAGCGGTGTATCTGGCTAAAGAGCAAGGAAGAGATCGGGTTGTTACTTGTCCAGCAGATTAGTGAGAAATTTATTAGTTAGAGAAAGGTAAAAGATTGGAAACAAGAAAGATAAATAAGATCTTAAATGAATTTGTAAAAAGTAGTGAGTGGAAGCAAGTAAGGTTAGCTATTCTTTTTAAGATTGATTCCCCGGGGTGGGTAGTTAATAAGGATAGAGAATTTATCTACAAAGTGGAGCAAGACCGAAAATGTTGTGAAATAATTAAGTCTACTCCTTCAGGAAAGATTCTCTGCCATGAATTCTTCAAAGAGTTGTTTTCGCATGTTTACGAGAAGAAAAACTCAGTCGTCTTAGCCTGTAGAGCTGGACTCTATGGGGTAGCTTGCCCTCTTTTAGTCGAAGATAACTTAATTGGAGTAGTAGGAGGATGTCAAATCTTAACCGAGGAGAAAGATTTAACTAAATTTGAAAACTTTGCTAAAAAAATAAAAGTAGATCCTATTTACTTTTTAAATTCAATTGAACAAGGCTACACTATCGCGACTAAAAACTTAGAATTAGAGATGAATTTAATTGCTCTTCTTTCTCAAGCCGCTATAAATGTGGTCTTAAAAGAAGATTATGCCTTAAAAGCTAATGCTAATATTAAGAAGATTTTAGAACTATATAAATCAATTGAAGAAAGAAGGGAATTTATCTTAGAAAATAAGCTAGAAAATCTTTATACCTTAATCTTAGATGATATGTTAAGTATCTTAAAATATAAATCTTCTTATTTAATAATGATTGATAAAAGAACCAAGAAGTTGGTAGATAAGTTTTCTAATAGTGTGGTTGAATTAAAGATTAATGAAGACTTAATTAAGAAGATTGTGACTGATTTTGGAGTTAAATTTTTAAATATACCTAAGCCTATGCTTTTCTTAAATATTAATTTAAATTCTCCTTATCATTACCTATTAGCTTTAAGCCATAAGGAAGATGAGACCGAGATTGGAGAAGAAGACATAGAAATAGCTAATTTAGTGAGAGATTTTCTAAGTATTGCCATCCGCAGCTTAGTTTGTAGCTTTGAAAAGAAAGAAAAGAAAGAAAAAGAACTTATGATAAAAGGTAAGAAGGAGATGATTGGAGACCAAGTAAAATCATTTCAAGATCATGTCAAAAAAGCCGAGGAATTTAAAAAACAGACCGAGAATATTAAAAATCTAGTTGAAAAGATGAGTAATGACAAAGTAAATTTAAATGAGATTAAAGAAGAAAAGGAAAAACTAAAGGGTCAAGTAGAAGAACTAAATACAGTAATTGTAGAATTAGAAGAACAAGCTACCAGATTAAAAAAAGAAGCAGAAGAATTAGAAAGGGAGCAAAAGTATCTTAAAGAAGAAGGTAGCAAGAAAGCTAAAGAATTAAAGCAGCGCCTAGAAGAATTAAAAAAACAAGAAGAAGAACTCAGGAAGAATACTGAAATGTTAAAAAAACAAGCCGAAGAAGCTAAGAATTTTATTGCCCAGATGGAAGAAGTTCAAGAATTAAAAGAAAAAACTAATGAATTAAATATATTATATAGTGTAAGTAGTGATTTATCTTCTCTTGAGAATCCGGTAAGTATTTTACAGCATGCTTTAGATAAAATAAAACCTTATTTTAATTATCAAATTAGTTCTTATTTATATCTTCAAGATGAAGATAGTCTGGTAGGCAAGATTGATAATCTTTCCTATACTAGCGAAGAAAATCTTGAAGAAATTAAAAAAAGGATGGCTGACCGATGGAAGATCATAGAAGGAAAAGAAGTTAAAAGAAAGATTGAATTTACTGTAGAAAGGCCGGCTTTAGTTTCTATGGCCGGGGAATATCATGAGATCATGAATTCACACCTGATTACTCCTTTAACAGAAAAAGGCAGTTTAATAGGACTTCTCTTTATTGGCAACTTAGAAAAAGATTTCTTTGATACTTCTAAAATTAGGTTGTTCTCCATTATTGGAAGCCATATTTCAGTGGCTTTAGAAAAAGCTAGATTTTTAGCTAAGACTAAAGAAATGGCCGAGCATGATACTCTTACTGGAATATATAATCTCAGGTATTTTGAACAATTTTTAGCTAAGGAGATAAGCTATGGGCGGGAAGTTAATGGTCAACTTTCTGTAATTATGATGGACTTAGATAATCTTAAAAGGGTAAACGATACCTATGGTCATGAGTGGGGAAACAAGTATCTCCAAATCGCTACCTTTCTTTTACAAGGAACTATTAGCAAGGGTAATTGTTTAGCTAGAATCGGCGGAGATGAATTTGTCGTGGCCTTACCTGGAGCTACCAAAGAGGAGGCAGCGAAGACAGCTAGAAAGATTAAAGATATGATTGCTAATTATGAATTTAGCTTTGCGGGTAAGATTCATAAGATGTCAGCTAGCTTAGGGGTAGCTTCTTTCTCTAAGAATCTTATCTTTGACAATAAAGATATGATGTTTCGAGCAGACAAGGCTTTATATCAAGCTAAATCTAGAGGTAAAAATCAAGTGTGTCTTTATAAAGAAGAGGAGTTGTAGTAAGATTAACTATGATTACTTAGCTTTTTCTAATTAAGATTGAGTATTTCTTGAAATAAGCAGCCAGAGTTTTTCGTAAAAGATAAAAAGGTCCAGAAAAAGCAAAGAGAAGCAAGATGATAAAGATAATTATTTCTGGTGAAATCGCGATAAAACTTATGCCTAAGATAATAGTTACTAAATAAGAAAAGGATCTTTTATTTCTTGTCGTTTCAAAGACAAAGATATGATAAGCAATAGTGCTGATCATCAAGTAAGATAAGACAATTATAGCGATCATGAGAGGAACTTTAGGAATAACAAGCTGGTAGCTACTTACCACCAAAATAAAAGAAGCAATCAAAGATCCAGCAGCTGGGATAGGCAAACCAGTGAAATACTTCTTTTCGGTGCTACTTTTAACTTGAACATTAAATCTAGCTAGACGTAAAGCTCCACAGGCTACATAGAGGCAAAATATGATTAAAGCTAAACGGTGATAAGCATGCTGAAATAAATAAGCATAAACTAAGGTAGCTGGGGCAATACCAAAAGAGACTAAATCAGAAAGAGAATCAAATTGGACCCCAAAGCTGGTAGTAGATTTAGTCAGCCGTGCTATTTTGCCATCAAGGATATCAAAAAGATTAGCTATTAAGATTAACCCACAAGCTGTTAGGATCTCTCCCCTGAAGACAAATAAGATAGATAAAAAACCACAACAGAGATTTCCGGTAGTAAATAAATTAGGTAGAATTTGAATTTTTTTCATAAGTTACCTCTCCTATAATAGTTAAACCTGCGTAAACCTTATCTCCTTTTTGGCATTTTAAGGAGATTTCTTTAGGCAAAAAAATGTCTACTCGAGACCCAAATTTAATCATTCCATAACGTTCTCCCAGTGTTAATTTGCTTCCTACTTCACAGTAGCAAATAATTCTTCGCGCAATAAAACCAGCTATTTGTTTTACCATGACCAAAGCATCTTTACTTCTAATCACTAAGATATTATTTTCATTGACTAAGGAGGAATCACTAAAGAGAGCATTTCTAAATTTTCCTTTTAGATATTTTTTATGCTCAACTACTCCAGGGATAGGGGAACGATTGATGTGAACATTAAATATAGATAAGAAGATGCTAATCTTATAGACTGGTTGCTTGAGATACTCGCCTTCATAAACTTCATTAATTTCCGTAATCTTTCCATCAGCGGGAGAAAGAATTACTCCTTCTTTAAAAAGAATCTTTCTTTCAGGATCTCTAAAAAAGTAAATAACAAATAAAAACAGAGGAAGACTACTATAAAATATTGTTTTTGAGAAGAAATAGATGATTACCAAGAAGATAGAAAAAGGTAAAATAATAGGGAATGATTCTTTAGCGATAGGGATTTTTCTTATGATCTTCATCTTATTTTTTTCCAATATAAATTAAAGAATAGGGAAGAGATAAAGGATTATGAGTCTTTCTTATGATCTTCGTCTAATCTTCATTTTATTTCTTTCCAATGCCAATAAAGATAGTAGTAGAGTCTCTCTTGACTAATAACAAGACTTCTTGGTCTTCCTTTATCTCTTTAGTTACTTCGATAAAATCTTCAAGAGATTCGATATCCTTCTGGTTTACTTTTTCAATAACATCTCCTTCTGTTAATCCTGCCCTATGAGCAGGAGTGCCATATTTAATTTGGGAGATGATGACCCCTTTTTCTTCTTCGAGACCAAAATGCTTAGATAGTTCTTCAGTTAGTCTTTGAACGGTGAGACCTTTCCAATAATAAGTATTTTTTTGGTAAGAACGAGCTGCTTTTGGTTTTTCTGGAAGTTCTTCTAATGTAACTTTTACCACCATCAATTTTTTATCCCTGATGATAGAAAGCTCAATTACACTTCCAATGGTTTTTTTTAAGACTTCTCTTTGGAGTAGTTTTGTCGAATTAATTTCTTTATTATCAATAGCTTTGATGATATCTTTCCTTTTTATGCCTGCTTTTTCGGCAGGGCTATCTTTACTCACATCAGAAACTAATACTCCACTCTCAGAAGCTACTCCTAAAAGTTTAGCTAATTCAGGAGTGATATCTTGAATAAATACTCCCAGCCAGGCTCGACTAACTTTTCCATGTTCAATCAGGGAATTAATAACTTGATTGGCCATATTTATAGGAATAGCAAATCCAATGCCTTGAGCTTGGGCATAAATGGCGGTGTTAATTCCAATAACTTCTCCTTTAAGGTTAACTAAGGGTCCACCACTATTTCCAGGGTTAATAGAAGCATCTGTTTGGAGAAAGTCTTCG comes from the bacterium genome and includes:
- a CDS encoding diguanylate cyclase, with the protein product METRKINKILNEFVKSSEWKQVRLAILFKIDSPGWVVNKDREFIYKVEQDRKCCEIIKSTPSGKILCHEFFKELFSHVYEKKNSVVLACRAGLYGVACPLLVEDNLIGVVGGCQILTEEKDLTKFENFAKKIKVDPIYFLNSIEQGYTIATKNLELEMNLIALLSQAAINVVLKEDYALKANANIKKILELYKSIEERREFILENKLENLYTLILDDMLSILKYKSSYLIMIDKRTKKLVDKFSNSVVELKINEDLIKKIVTDFGVKFLNIPKPMLFLNINLNSPYHYLLALSHKEDETEIGEEDIEIANLVRDFLSIAIRSLVCSFEKKEKKEKELMIKGKKEMIGDQVKSFQDHVKKAEEFKKQTENIKNLVEKMSNDKVNLNEIKEEKEKLKGQVEELNTVIVELEEQATRLKKEAEELEREQKYLKEEGSKKAKELKQRLEELKKQEEELRKNTEMLKKQAEEAKNFIAQMEEVQELKEKTNELNILYSVSSDLSSLENPVSILQHALDKIKPYFNYQISSYLYLQDEDSLVGKIDNLSYTSEENLEEIKKRMADRWKIIEGKEVKRKIEFTVERPALVSMAGEYHEIMNSHLITPLTEKGSLIGLLFIGNLEKDFFDTSKIRLFSIIGSHISVALEKARFLAKTKEMAEHDTLTGIYNLRYFEQFLAKEISYGREVNGQLSVIMMDLDNLKRVNDTYGHEWGNKYLQIATFLLQGTISKGNCLARIGGDEFVVALPGATKEEAAKTARKIKDMIANYEFSFAGKIHKMSASLGVASFSKNLIFDNKDMMFRADKALYQAKSRGKNQVCLYKEEEL
- the pssA gene encoding CDP-diacylglycerol--serine O-phosphatidyltransferase — protein: MKKIQILPNLFTTGNLCCGFLSILFVFRGEILTACGLILIANLFDILDGKIARLTKSTTSFGVQFDSLSDLVSFGIAPATLVYAYLFQHAYHRLALIIFCLYVACGALRLARFNVQVKSSTEKKYFTGLPIPAAGSLIASFILVVSSYQLVIPKVPLMIAIIVLSYLMISTIAYHIFVFETTRNKRSFSYLVTIILGISFIAISPEIIIFIILLLFAFSGPFYLLRKTLAAYFKKYSILIRKS
- a CDS encoding phosphatidylserine decarboxylase family protein is translated as MKIIRKIPIAKESFPIILPFSIFLVIIYFFSKTIFYSSLPLFLFVIYFFRDPERKILFKEGVILSPADGKITEINEVYEGEYLKQPVYKISIFLSIFNVHINRSPIPGVVEHKKYLKGKFRNALFSDSSLVNENNILVIRSKDALVMVKQIAGFIARRIICYCEVGSKLTLGERYGMIKFGSRVDIFLPKEISLKCQKGDKVYAGLTIIGEVTYEKNSNST
- a CDS encoding Do family serine endopeptidase, with product MFNKKNFSLTTVFTILAFLIIIVPQASGCKKREKTSSVKLQPVQATSEIKTPSGLFSLEETFIRIAEEVKPVVVNLGVIKKVSGVDDLQTFKDHTLSPFDDLFEGFFDNLQPKEYNQESLGSGVIVREDGYILTNDHVIKGAASIKVTLFNRKNFEGQVIGSDPKTDLALIKIKADNLPVAKLGNSDKAKIGSWAIAVGNPYGLGHTITVGVISAKGRVIGLADYEDFLQTDASINPGNSGGPLVNLKGEVIGINTAIYAQAQGIGFAIPINMANQVINSLIEHGKVSRAWLGVFIQDITPELAKLLGVASESGVLVSDVSKDSPAEKAGIKRKDIIKAIDNKEINSTKLLQREVLKKTIGSVIELSIIRDKKLMVVKVTLEELPEKPKAARSYQKNTYYWKGLTVQRLTEELSKHFGLEEEKGVIISQIKYGTPAHRAGLTEGDVIEKVNQKDIESLEDFIEVTKEIKEDQEVLLLVKRDSTTIFIGIGKK